The proteins below come from a single Drosophila suzukii chromosome X, CBGP_Dsuzu_IsoJpt1.0, whole genome shotgun sequence genomic window:
- the LOC108014933 gene encoding chromo domain-containing protein rhino has protein sequence MSDNLNGCPTNSNGKRSAGGESPIDDQDAEYIVEKIVGKSFLDGRPQVLVKWQGYPIEQSTWEPLEEMDKCLDLVSDYEQQLFYDCQEKAKIERELVGASKQSEGSSVQATQVKIVNEQPDPLLPTTSFGGSPTKFTTQGLPPFPVLVKQEDQEYPMVSLTQEKQLTTVEEEDQVSVHLVKQEDQDYPTTFSSVQEKQQNIVEEGDQGLPTTSEIKLAETSTANAAVKQKDQEAPTTSSGRKTAWGSNQPWNGKKKGKYGKNKAKLAKTSKAASTQQKPTTMDVGSEEDEDLKNSMPVASGKGAKPKKLKLASAKETSDETLGAAAPFPLARCSASAACFDALNALPDLEQMTIKDPDQIKIDQLLAELDDRLSRPAGNFFKLSRGRGNGGRNGRGGRRAAGNPWNQPYQGVFGLDRGLEMEKVEHSFKILDFHFLFVTWKGCPEMDTVTLPSVRYLYPQLVIDYLETLKSKRR, from the coding sequence ATGTCTGATAACTTAAACGGCTGCCCCACCAACTCAAATGGAAAGCGCTCCGCTGGCGGAGAATCGCCCATTGATGATCAGGATGCCGAGTATATCGTAGAAAAAATAGTCGGCAAAAGCTTCCTTGACGGCCGTCCCCAAGTCCTAGTCAAGTGGCAGGGGTATCCAATCGAGCAGAGCACCTGGGAGCCGCTCGAGGAGATGGACAAGTGTCTCGATTTGGTCAGCGACTACGAGCAGCAACTGTTCTATGATTGCCAGGAGAAGGCGAAGATCGAGAGGGAGCTCGTTGGAGCCTCTAAGCAGTCCGAGGGATCCTCTGTCCAGGCCACGCAGGTGAAGATCGTAAACGAACAGCCTGATCCTCTTCTTCCCACCACCTCTTTTGGTGGATCCCCTACCAAGTTCACGACGCAAGGGCTTCCACCATTTCCTGTTCTTGTAAAGCAAGAGGATCAGGAATATCCCATGGTATCCTTGACCCAAGAGAAGCAGCTGACTACCGTGGAGGAAGAGGATCAGGTCTCTGTTCACCTCGTAAAGCAAGAGGATCAGGACTACCCAACTACGTTTTCCTCTGTCCAGGAGAAACAGCAGAATATTGTGGAGGAAGGGGATCAGGGGCTCCCCACCACCTCTGAAATAAAGCTGGCAGAGACTTCTACCGCCAATGCCGCCGTAAAGCAAAAGGATCAGGAGGCTCCCACCACCTCTTCGGGTCGCAAAACGGCTTGGGGAAGCAACCAGCCTTGGAATGGCAAGAAGAAGGGAAAATACGGAAAGAATAAGGCAAAGTTAGCCAAGACGTCGAAGGCAGCCTCTACCCAGCAGAAGCCGACGACTATGGACGTTGGAAGCGAAGAGGATGAGGACCTTAAAAATTCAATGCCTGTCGCGTCTGGAAAAGGAGCAAAGCCAAAGAAACTCAAATTGGCATCTGCCAAGGAGACCAGCGACGAAACTTTAGGAGCAGCAGCACCCTTTCCGTTGGCCCGTTGTTCCGCCAGTGCTGCATGCTTTGATGCATTGAACGCCCTGCCGGACCTGGAGCAGATGACGATTAAGGATCCAGATCAGATCAAGATTGACCAGCTGCTCGCAGAGCTGGATGATCGCCTGTCTAGGCCAGCCGGAAACTTCTTTAAATTGTCCAGGGGACGTGGAAACGGTGGACGTAATGGACGTGGCGGGCGCAGGGCGGCAGGAAATCCTTGGAACCAGCCGTACCAGGGTGTCTTCGGCTTGGATCGCGGTCTTGAGATGGAAAAAGTGGAGCATAGCTTTAAGATTCTAGATTTTCACTTCTTATTCGTCACCTGGAAGGGCTGCCCCGAAATGGACACAGTCACTCTTCCGTCTGTCAGGTACTTGTACCCACAGCTTGTAATCGACTACCTGGAGACCTTGAAGAGCAAACGTCGCTAA
- the spirit gene encoding trypsin-1 produces MSSRSPISTSACVYLHILVLLPLLAVRATPAISPQSQRGIVFPKDSFDECHLDDLQGTKGSCRRMEDCPTALKGWLERRESPKTCYFVRFDHFVCCKPEEQPVTEVPPILPPTRNPFIAPLVVRSSLQACYDLNNVKKTNENDLIFLVSVVGGMPTRPREFPFMAALGWRSNFDQRIYYRCGGALISNNFVLTAAHCADLGGEPPSQVRLGGDNLTLAEGEDLPIRRVIVHPEYNANTAYNDIALLELETAAKPELKPTCIWAEKEIANSLVTAIGYGQTSFAGLSSAQLLKVPLKGVSNEECQVHYQVDQLAQGLLGTQMCAGDVSGERDTCQGDSGGPLLMQDGPLGYVVGITSLGQGCASGPPSVYTRVSSFVDWIEGIVWPAQQDAVSPKPTEMPGPEFDLRAMI; encoded by the exons ATGAGCAGTCGGAGTCCCATTTCCACGTCCGCCTGTGTGTATCTGCACATCCTGGTGCTGCTTCCACTGCTGGCAG TCAGGGCAACACCTGCTATAAGTCCGCAGTCGCAGCGGGGCATCGTCTTCCCCAAGGATTCCTTCGATGAGTGCCACCTGGACGACTTGCAAGGGACGAAGGGCAGTTGCCGGCGCATGGAGGATTGTCCTACCGCCTTGAAGGGATGGCTGGAGAGACGCGAGTCCCCCAAGACCTGCTACTTTGTGAGGTTCGATCACTTCGTGTGCTGCAAGCCGGAGGAGCAGCCTGTCACTGAAGTGCCGCCCATACTGCCCCCCACACGAAATCCCTTTATAGCACCACTGGTTGTACGATCCAGTCTGCAGG CGTGCTACGACCTGAACAATGTCAAGAAGACCAACGAGAACGACTTGATCTTCTTGGTCTCGGTTGTGGGCGGGATGCCCACCCGACCACGGGAATTCCCCTTCATGGCGGCGCTCGGCTGGCGCTCCAACTTCGATCAGCGGATATACTATCGATGCGGCGGTGCCCTGATCTCCAACAACTTTGTGCTGACGGCGGCACACTGTGCCGACTTGGGCGG TGAGCCGCCCAGCCAAGTTCGCCTCGGTGGTGACAATCTGACCCTGGCCGAGGGCGAGGATCTCCCCATCCGACGGGTGATCGTCCATCCGGAGTACAATGCCAACACTGCCTACAACGACATTGCTCTGCTGGAGCTGGAAACGGCGGCCAAGCCGGAACTGAAGCCCACCTGTATCTGGGCGGAGAAGGAAATCGCCAACTCGCTGGTCACGGCCATCGGATACGGGCAGACCAGTTTTGCCGGACTCTCCTCCGCCCAACTGCTCAAGGTGCCGCTGAAGGGCGTGAGCAACGAGGAGTGCCAGGTGCACTACCAGGTGGACCAGTTGGCGCAAGGACTGCTGGGCACCCAGATGTGTGCCGGCGACGTATCCGGCGAGAGGGACACCTGTCAGGGCGACTCCGGAGGACCCCTGCTCATGCAGGACGGGCCGCTGGGCTATGTGGTGGGCATCACATCGCTGGGACAGGGATGCGCCAGTGGCCCGCCATCGGTGTACACCAGGGTCTCCAGTTTCGTCGACTGGATCGAGGGCATTGTGTGGCCAGCGCAGCAGGACGCGGTTTCCCCGAAACCAACTGAGATGCCCGGTCCCGAATTCGATCTGAGGGCAATGATCTGA
- the LOC108015401 gene encoding chromo domain-containing protein rhino — MSGELPDKPCGSSDEPVPVFIVEKIIGRRLVKSRLEYLVKWEGFSKNENSWEPIENVFHCSDLICSFEAELVRQGKAQEAATNNEPVDKILDKRLVGGCVQYLVKWRGYRKKDNSWETMQALNHCLDLLGDFEAQLMARSQGQEAQLMAPSKDQEATTSAESSQWPSGRPKRMRELSVEQLVDQKAVINSPAVPKRRRKGPLPRQEACIVLLDESSDLGTPATAVASQSAAAAAPQETNGPISSEEPPSDVLVMELSHSAPPALEQPQVGAGAHCVQDMPSLDTKQEELPGCSSASNLTPNSWKMPPSMKTFGLKRGLELDKVHHSFAVREHLFLFVTWKGCPTVDAVPLADLAKAYPMKVLEYFNSLKRIS; from the coding sequence atGTCAGGTGAACTGCCGGACAAACCCTGCGGCTCCTCGGATGAACCTGTGCCCGTCTTTATAGTCGAAAAGATCATTGGGAGGCGCCTCGTGAAGAGTCGCCTTGAGTACCTGGTGAAATGGGAGGGATTCTCCAAGAACGAGAACTCCTGGGAGCCCATAGAGAACGTGTTCCACTGCTCCGACCTGATTTGCAGCTTCGAGGCGGAGCTGGTGAGGCAGGGCAAGGCCCAGGAGGCGGCTACAAACAATGAGCCGGTCGATAAAATCCTGGACAAACGCCTCGTGGGCGGTTGCGTTCAGTACCTGGTGAAATGGAGGGGCTATCGCAAGAAAGACAACAGCTGGGAGACCATGCAGGCTCTGAACCACTGCTTGGACCTCCTTGGCGACTTCGAGGCGCAGCTCATGGCTCGGAGCCAGGGACAGGAGGCGCAGCTCATGGCTCCCAGTAAGGACCAGGAGGCGACTACCTCAGCGGAGAGCAGCCAGTGGCCGTCCGGCAGGCCAAAGCGAATGAGAGAGCTATCTGTGGAGCAGCTAGTTGATCAAAAAGCCGTGATCAACTCTCCTGCTGTGCCAAAACGCAGACGCAAGGGTCCCCTTCCTCGACAAGAAGCATGCATTGTTCTCTTGGACGAGTCCAGCGACCTGGGgacaccagcaacagcagtggCATCTCAAtcggcagcagcagctgcgCCCCAGGAAACGAATGGGCCGATCAGCAGTGAGGAGCCACCATCGGATGTCTTGGTAATGGAGCTCAGCCACAGCGCTCCGCCAGCCCTGGAGCAGCCGCAGGTCGGTGCTGGGGCTCACTGCGTGCAGGACATGCCGAGCCTGGACACGAAGCAGGAGGAGCTTCCAGGCTGCAGCAGTGCGTCCAATCTGACCCCGAATAGCTGGAAAATGCCGCCGTCCATGAAAACCTTCGGGTTGAAGCGCGGTCTGGAGCTGGACAAGGTTCATCACAGCTTTGCGGTTCGCGAGCATCTCTTCCTGTTTGTCACCTGGAAGGGCTGCCCAACGGTGGACGCTGTGCCGCTGGCAGACCTCGCGAAGGCATACCCGATGAAAGTATTGGAATACTTTAATAGCTTGAAGAGAATATCTTAG
- the LOC108015083 gene encoding C-type lectin 37Da produces the protein MHHATMLLLILGSAWSPCLAYLPDVNIFTNYRTEVYNGIPSEIDTTPFVRIGDNYYYIEPMNKVNWFQAAGACRMMNAHLASIEDKPEMEALIKYMKAKGFKNNDYFWISGNDLGTEGAFYWMSNGRPMTYAPWNGPKQMPDNYGGNENCVHMFATREMINDANCKIQMLYVCEATEPKTFKFTYIKW, from the exons ATGCACCACGCAACAATGCTCCTGCTGATTCTGGGAAGCGCCTGGAGTCCCTGCCTGGCCTATCTGCCCGATGTAAACATCTTCACCAACTACCGCACCGAGGTGTACAATG GCATTCCCTCGGAAATTGACACCACACCTTTCGTTCGGATCGGAGACAACTACTACTACATCGAGCCAATGAACAAGGTCAACTGGTTCCAGGCGGCCGGCGCCTGCCGCATGATGAACGCCCACCTGGCCTCCATCGAGGACAAGCCGGAAATGGAGGCGCTGATCAAGTACATGAAGGCCAAAGGGTTCAAGAACAACGACTACTTCTGGATATCGGGCAACGACCTAGGCACCGAGGGCGCCTTCTACTGGATGTCCAACGGCCGCCCAATGACCTACGCCCCCTGGAACGGGCCCAAGCAAATGCCGGACAACTACGGCGGCAACGAGAATTGTGTGCACATGTTCGCCACCCGGGAGATGATCAACGATGCCAACTGCAAGATCCAGATGCTGTACGTCTGCGAGGCGACGGAGCCCAAAACCTTTAAGTTTACCTACATAAAGTGGTAG